The region AAGATCCGCTGCGCGAGGCGAACCGCGGCGGCGGCCATCGACACCGACTGCGCGCCGATTTCGGTGGTGCCACGCACTTCCTTGGCGACCGCGAAGGTGCGCTGGAACAGCTGGTTCAGGTAGGTGCCGAGCGCGCCGGCCTCGGTCGCGGTGCGGACCGCATCCTTCATCTGGCCGAGGATCTGGGTTTCGCCGAGCACCATCGAGTCGAGGCCGGAGGCGACGCGGAAGGCGTGACGCACCGCCTCGGATTGCGGCAGCGCGTAGACGTGCGGGGCGAGTTCGGCGGCCGGGATCCGATGGTATTCGGACAGCCAGCGCACCGCGGCCTCCCGCGCCGCGCGGTCGTCGGTCGCGCAGTAGAGCTCGGTGCGGTTGCAGGTCGACAGGATCGCGGCTTCCGGCGCGTTGGGCGCGGCCCGGCCGAGGAAGATATTCTTGAACGTCGCCAATGCAGGCTTGAGCTGCTCGAGCGGAAACGCCACGCGTTCGCGCAAGGCGACAGGCGCAGTGTGGTGATTGATTCCGATCGTGAGGAGCTGCATATCAGAGGCTATCGTTTAGCCTCGCATTATAGCCTTTCGACGCGATTCGCATCGAGACCGCGACAGTTTGGCTTTCAGGGTTTGGGGGGCGGATCAAGCGGAATGGTGTCGAGCTGGTAGCCATAGCCGTAGAGCGGGGTGAGCCGGTAGCCGCGTTCCGGGTGCAGGCGCAGCTTGTTGCGCAGCCGGGAGGCGTGGGTGTCCAGCGTGCGGGAGTTCATGCCGCGGCGTTTCTCCCAGACCGACTCCATGATGTGTACGCGCGACACCGGCCGCGACGTGTTCGCGAACAGCAGCAGCGCGAAGCGGAATTCCTTCGGGGTCAGCGGCACGGCTTCGGAGCCGAAGCGCACGATGCTGTAGGCCGAGTCGAACGAGTACTCGCCGAAGGTGTCGCGGGTGCGGTTCGGCGGGCGCTGCACGCCGGCGCGGCGCATGAGCGCGTTGACGCGGGCGAGCAGCTCGGGGCCGCGCAGGGGCTTCTGGATGCAGTCGTCCGCGCCGGCCTGCAGGCAGGTGACGATCTCGCTCTCGCGCGGCGCTGTCATCGCGACCATCACCGGCAC is a window of Burkholderia sp. FERM BP-3421 DNA encoding:
- a CDS encoding response regulator transcription factor; translated protein: MRIALIDPDVRHAEFVNRLLFAGGHLCHTFPTSARFLDWLERETCDLIIAASWAGDQPAEEVVPLARALLPGVPVMVAMTAPRESEIVTCLQAGADDCIQKPLRGPELLARVNALMRRAGVQRPPNRTRDTFGEYSFDSAYSIVRFGSEAVPLTPKEFRFALLLFANTSRPVSRVHIMESVWEKRRGMNSRTLDTHASRLRNKLRLHPERGYRLTPLYGYGYQLDTIPLDPPPKP